In the genome of Neofelis nebulosa isolate mNeoNeb1 chromosome 8, mNeoNeb1.pri, whole genome shotgun sequence, one region contains:
- the LOC131484031 gene encoding olfactory receptor 8S1-like, whose product MKNLTIVTEFVLMGLSRNPQIQTILFALFLVIYLLTLMGNVIMILVIRTDSHLKTPMYFFLGHLSFLDLCLSSVTMPKMLQNLLMQNKIVSVWGCVTQSFFLIFSGSTEACLLSAMAYDRYAAICHPLLYSMVKNRPLCVGMVTAAWAVGFLNSLPNSLFTYNLHFCGPNIIPHFCCELPSLFPLSCTDPTANEALLAGSCALLGFVTLPLILFSCSRIISAILSIRSSEGQGKAFSTCSSHLTVVLLYYGTALFRYMTPLSGSKLEQVVSIQYSVITSLLNPIIYSLKNQEVKAALYKMLKQ is encoded by the coding sequence ATGAAAAATCTCACCATCGTTACCGAGTTTGTCCTCATGGGATTGTCCAGAAATCCCCAGATCCAGACCATCCTTTTTGCACTATTTCTGGTGATTTACCTCTTGACCCTAATGGGGAATGTGATAATGATCCTGGTGATCAGAACTGATTCTCACCTTAAGacacccatgtacttcttcctagGTCACCTGTCATTTCTAGATCTCTGTCTTTCTTCAGTAACCATGCCCAAGATGCTGCAGAACTTACTAATGCAGAATAAAATCGTATCTGTGTGGGGCTGTGTGACCCAGAGTTTCTTTCTCATATTCTCTGGGAGCACAGAGGCCTGCCTACTCTCtgccatggcctatgaccgctatgctGCCATCTGCCACCCTCTCCTCTACAGCATGGTTAAGAATAGGCCTCTTTGTGTCGGGATGGTAACTGCAGCATGGGCAGTGGGGTTCCTAAACTCCTTGCCAAACAGTCTTTTCACTTACAACTTACATTTCTGTGGCCCCAATATCATCCCTCACTTTTGCTGTGAGCTGCCTtcactcttccctctctcctgcacTGACCCTACTGCCAATGAGGCCCTTCTTGCTGGGTCATGTGCACTGTTGGGATTTGTGACACTTCCCCTGATCCTCTTCTCTTGTTCCAGAATCATCTCTGCCATCCTAAGCATACGTTCTTCTGAGGGTCAAGGCAAAGCCTTCTCTACCTGTTCTTCCCACCTTACTGTGGTGCTTTTGTATTATGGCACAGCTTTATTCAGATACATGACTCCCCTCTCCGGCTCCAAGTTGGAACAAGTGGTCTCCATTCAGTACAGTGTGATCACATCCTTGCTGAACCCCATCATCTACAGCCTCAAGAACCAGGAGGTGAAGGCAGCTCTGTATAAAATGTTGAAGCAATAA